GTTTTTGCTTTAAATTTTAAATACTGCCCTTTTCATTTAGGCGGGTGCAAATATACATCTTTTTATTAAATAGGAAAAACTTTTTAATTTCATTATTCGGATAAAAATCAAGCCAATCCTCTCGGGCTGAGTCTATCACTTTCCTTTGTTGGTGAGATATACTCCAAATAAGATGACAGAACCTGCAATAATCTGACCCGGAAAAAGTCTTTCGCCATCCAAAACACCCCAGAAAATAGCTACAATTGGAATCAAATAAGTAACAGAACTTGAAAAAATGGGGGAAGAGATATGAATAAGCTTGTTGAACAGTGTTTTTGCCATGGCCGTTCCAAAAACCGACAACAGAAGCAGGTAACCCAATGAACTTTTTGCTCCAATCATATAGGATACTTCAAAGAAATCAGTCATCCAAAGTACAATTAATGCAGGAATAAAAATAACAACAAAATTTCCGGTTACAATGGTCAGGGCTGACAACTCACTCAAATGCCGTTTAATAATATTTACGTTAAAGGCATATCCCACAGAGGCAATGACGATGGCTAAGGCATAGAGATAATTTTGATCGGGGTTCAATTCGGCTCCTTTTAAAATCAGGAACAAAGCACCTAGCAAACCTATGATGACTCCAAGAAATTGTTTTCTTAGGAAGCTGAATCCGAAAAAAAATGCGCCAACCATCAGGGTATTCAGAGGGGTAAGTGAATTCAAAATTGATACAATAGAGCTATCAATGTTTTCTACTGCATAGGCAAAAAGGAAAACAGGAAAAAAAGTACCGAGCAGGGCTGTTAGGACAATAT
This DNA window, taken from Lutimonas zeaxanthinifaciens, encodes the following:
- a CDS encoding DMT family transporter, which codes for MNSKQSRWFILIVLSLIWGSSFILMKLALIDLSPVQVGALRIIFSALALFLIALKKIKRINRKEWIYIVLTALLGTFFPVFLFAYAVENIDSSIVSILNSLTPLNTLMVGAFFFGFSFLRKQFLGVIIGLLGALFLILKGAELNPDQNYLYALAIVIASVGYAFNVNIIKRHLSELSALTIVTGNFVVIFIPALIVLWMTDFFEVSYMIGAKSSLGYLLLLSVFGTAMAKTLFNKLIHISSPIFSSSVTYLIPIVAIFWGVLDGERLFPGQIIAGSVILFGVYLTNKGK